The sequence below is a genomic window from Providencia rettgeri.
CAGTATGTCGTTACAGTGCTTGCATCGACGTAAACTGAGCCATTGCGTTTTACTTTTGTTCCTAGTTGATTCAATAATTTAATTGTTGTGTCAATGTCCCTCAAGTGAGGGACATTCTGTATTTCTACCGGCTCTTCAGCCAACAGAGCAGCGAACAGGATTGGTAATGCCGCATTTTTTGCGCCAGATATAGTGACCTCACCCTGTAAGCGGGTTGGTCCTTTAACTAAAAACTTATCCATTAAAGTATTCTCGTATGTCGAATTTTACAGTCTGTTCGCTTAGGTTTTGAAATCAAAAGCCACTAAGTTTACGATCGCGCTCCCATTGCGCAGGGGTGTACGCTTTAATAGACAGAGCATGAATGCGGTTATCCGCAATATACTCCATTAAAGGCGCATAAATTGCTTGCTGTTGCTTAACACGGCTCATACCGTCAAACATGTCACCGACAGCAATAACCTGAAAGTGGCTACCATCACCAGTAACAATAGCCTCATTCAGAGACAGTTTTTCCATCAATACTTGCTTAATTTCGTTGGTATCCATAATGACTCAATTTATTAATTATTTGTGATTTATAATTTTACTCTAAATAGTGAAAATTGCATGCATAGCGTACAGAAGCATCCCAATAAGAATACTTAGAGCTTAATCCTCTATCCTAAAGGATTAGGCCCAACACTTAAACCAAAGAAAACGCCTCTTGTGCCGAAAAGCACATAGAGGCGCTTATTTTTACATAACTTGACCCAATTTCGGATGTTTAACCTAATTGAGGATAATCGCTTGAACCCCATACAGTTCAATCAATGTATTTAAGTTATCGCTAACACCGGTAATATTCAGTGAACGGTTTTTAGCTTGGAATTCACTTTTTAAACGAACTAGCATCGCTAACCCAGTTGAGTCCACGTGCTTAAGACCAGAAACATCTATATTTTCAACCTGTTCCAGCGATGAATTTTTTTTATCCCAAAACGACATTAACGAATCACGGTCTAATGTCCCAGTGAGATACAGCGTTGTTTCATTGACTTCCCATGCTAACAACTGACTCATATTACTTTGTCTCTTCTAAAGTAATTGGCGCTTTTGCACTGATTTCTAACTGTTTTGTTAAGCCATCGACACCCTGTTTACGTAGAATATCACCCCATTCATTTTGCTTAGTTGTGATCATGCTTACACCTTCTGCAATCATGTCGTAAGCTTGCCAATAACCTGTTTTGCTATTTTTGCGCCATTGAAAATCTAAACGTACAGGAGGACGGCCGTTAGTATCAATAATCGTTACACGGATAGCCACAATGTTTTTATCACCCAGAGGTTGCTCTGGAGCAATTTGATACGTTTGGCCATGATACATAGCCAATGCTTGGCCATAAACTTGCTCAAGGTAATCTTCAAACGCTTTGAAGTAAGCCTCGCGCTGGGCAGGGGTAGCCCCTTTATAATAGGTTCCTAGCACCAAAGCCCCTGCATATTTAACTTGTACATAAGGTAGTAATTCCTCACGAACAATTGTTCTGAGATACTCGGGGTCTTGCTTAATTTTGGGTTGCTCTGATTTCAAGCGGTTAAACGTTTTCGCCGCCGCTTCATCCATTAACTTATAAGGGTTGGTTTGGTCTACTGCCATGGCAAATGGCGCAATGGCCAACATAGCAACCATCATTAAACGTTTAAACATAATTCATTCCTTTATTCTTCAAAGGGAGCATCAAATTACTGTGCAGTTGACTCTGGCTCTGCACCTTGGCTATCACCACTTTTATATAAAAACTGGCCAATTAAGTCTTCTAATACCATCGCGGGCTTTGTATCTTCAAGGCGCCCGCCATTTTTTAAGATTGCGATACCTAACTCTTCGTCATCTGGGCCGATATTCATCGCAATATACTGTTCACCCAACAAACCTGATGTGCGAATTGACAGTGAACTCGAATCAGGGATATTGTCGTATTCACTCAATAAATCAATTTTCACTTCAGGAACATAATTTTTTTTATCTAATGTGATACTGGCAACTCGACCAATCACCACACCGCCCACTTTGATTGGAGAGCCTTCTTTTAAGCCACCAATATTTTCAAAAGATGCTGATACTTGATAGGTGGATTGGCTTCCTATCGATTTTAAATCAGCGACTTTTAAACACAAAAAGATAATTGCGGCAATCGCCAACAACATAAAACAACCAACCCATATTTCACTTTTTTTACTTTGCATGACTTAGTTCCCAAACATCAGTGCGGTAAGTACGAAATCCAGTCCTAAAACAGACAATGACGCATGCACAACGGTTCTTGTTGTAGCTTGGCTTATCCCTTCCGAAGTTGGGATGGCATCATAGCCATTAAATAATGCGATCCAAGTAACCGTGATGGCAAAGACTAAGCTTTTAATCACACAGTTGACTAAATCTAACCGCCAATCAATGGAAGATTGCATTGAAGCCCAGAAAAAGCCTTCATCAATACCCTTCCAGTCAACCCCAACTAATGCACCACCTAAAATACCGACAGCAACAAAAATCAGAGATAACAATGGCATACTAATAAAACCGGCCCAAAAACGTGGGGCAATGACTCGCCTGAGGGGGTCAACGGCCATCATTTCAAGGCTAGAAATCTGTTCAGTGGCTTTCATTAAGCCAATTTCCGCGGTTAACGCAGAACCCGCTCGTCCGGCAAACAACAACGCAGTCACAACGGGGCCGAGTTCACGCAATAGTGAAAGCGCCACCATCATACCTAAGCTAGCTTCAGCACTAAACGTCGTGAGAACCAAGTAACCTTGTAACCCTAAAACCATCCCAATAAATAACCCAGAGACGGCAACGATCAGCAATGACTGCACACCAATGGCGTACAATTGCTTCATCAATAATGGCCATTGTTTACGAAACTCTGGTTTGCCAAGTAAGGCGCGAAACAGCATGTAGCCTGCTCGACCAAACGCGGAAAATATATCAATCCATCGGCGTCCGAAGGCTGCTATCGCCTTTATTATCATCTTATTTTACCCTAATAAATCAGCTAGATAATCATTGGCGGGAAAACGGAATGGAACAGGCCCATCCGCAATACCATCAAGGAATTGTCGCACACGAGGGTCTTGGTTTTCACGCAATTCTTCACCCGTTCCCTGAGCAATGACATGCTGCTGCGCAACAATATAAGCATTATCTGCGATGCTCAATACCTCTGGAACATCATGGGAAACCACGACACAGGTGACACCCAGCGCCTGATTAAGCTCATCAATCAATTTAACCAAAACACCCATAGTAATCGGATCTTGACCAACAAAAGGCTCATCAAACATGATTAAATTTGGGTCTAGAGCAATAGCTCGCGCTAAAGCGGCCCGCCTAGCCATACCACCCGATAATTCAGATGGCATTAATTTGGCAGCGCCTCGCAAGCCAACCGCCTCTAATTTCATCATCACCGTCGTATGGATCAGCGATTCAGGCAGGTTAGTGTGCTCACGCAGCGGGAAAGCCACATTATTGAATACGTCCATGTCTGTGAATAGTGCTCCAGACTGGAACAGCATGCTCATCTTTTTACGAGACTGATACAGTTTTGAGCGTGATAGAGCCGGAATATTGTCACCATCAAACCAAATTTCACCTTCATTTGGCCGTAATTGCCCACCAATCAAGCGCAGTAATGTGGTTTTACCGATCCCTGACGGCCCCATAATTGCCGTAATTTTCCCACGAGGAACAGTCAGATTAATATTTTCAAATATTTTCCGATCTCCTCGAGTAAAGGACATGTTCCGTACTTCAATTAAGTTGTCTGTCTGTGCTTGCATTGTTAAATAACTCGTTATACACCACGCGTAAACATTTTTATCCCTTCAGATGTTACCGAAAGATAAACTGAAAATCGTCAAATATCACAACAAAATAGAATTTATAGTATTATAGCGTCGAAAATATGACTTTTAGTATTACAACTTTGTTTTTACCTAAATAATACAGAGAAAAAACAATATAATTTCTTTATAGTCAGCAAAAGCTTTCGCGATTAACAGCAGATAGCTCTTAGAATGCTATAATTTACCTAGCTGAGGATACGCGAATTTGCATATCTATTTTTGGTTCAAGGTGCTAATGAAACCCTCTAATACAGATTAAATTCTACACCGAAGTGCCAAAAATACTTATAAAGTCTAAAGCTAACATTAAAAATAGCTTAACTGACAAAATACTTACTGATACCAAGTATTCGTTATACAATTTGATTTCGCTAATCCCATTAACTTGAAAGCTACGCATGGAACTAGAAATGTCAAACTTCGATTTTCAGAAAGTAGGTAAAGAAGTTCTCCATATCGAACACGAAGGTCTAAAAAACCTCGAACAATATATCAATACTGATTTTGACCGCGCTTGCCAGCTTATTTTTAACTGTGAAGGCAAAGTCGTCGTAATGGGAATGGGGAAATCGGGGCATATTGGTCGTAAAATTGCAGCCACACTAGCGAGCACAGGTACGCCATCATTTTTTGTTCACCCAGGAGAAGCTAGCCACGGTGACCTTGGGATGATTACGCATAAAGATGTTGTGTTAGCCATTTCGAATTCAGGGGAGTCAGGGGAAATTTTGGCCCTGCTTCCTGTTTTAAAAAGAATTAAGGTTCCCTTAATCTGCATGACTAATAACCCTGATAGTAATATGGGGAAATATGCTGATGTGCATTTGTGCATCAAGGTGCCTCAAGAAGCCTGCCCTTTGGGGCTTGCACCTACCACAAGTACAACTGCGACGCTTGTGATGGGGGATGCATTAGCGATTGCCTTATTAACTGCACGCGGTTTCACGGCGAATGATTTTGCGCTTTCGCATCCAGGTGGCGCACTTGGGCGCAAACTTTTACTCCTCGTTCGTGATTTAATGAATACGGGTGATGATATCCCCCATATTCCTAAAAGCGCGTCTTTACGTGAGGCACTCGTGGAGATTACCCGCAAAAAACTGGGGATGACGGTCATTTGTGATGATGACATGAATATTGAAGGTATTTTCACTGATGGGGATTTACGCCGTATCTTTGATATGGGTATCGACCTGAATAACGCTAAAATTGCTGATTTAATGACACCCGGTGGAATACGAGTATCGCCAACCATGTTAGCAGTCGAAGCGCTCAACTTAATGCAATCTCGACACGTGACTTCGTTACTGGTCGCAAATGATAACAAATTAGTTGGTGTATTACATATGCATGACCTGCTACAAGCAGGTGTTGTATAACATAAGGAAATACCATGACGTCTACCTTTTTGGAAACCTGCTATGGCCCTGTCGCCGATACTGTTTTAATCAAAGCAGAAAAAATCAAATTACTGATCTGCGATGTTGATGGTGTCATGTCCGATGGTTTGGTCTATATGGGAAATAATGGCGAAGAACTCAAAGCCTTTAATGTCCGTGACGGCTATGGAATACGTTGCTTATTAACGTCCGGTATTGAAGTCGCCATCATTACAGGAAGAAAAGCGAAGCTTCTTGAAGATAGAGCCCAAACATTAGGGATTACATATCTTTACCAAGGGCAAAGCGATAAGCTTTTGGCGTATCACGAACTGTTAGATACACTACAATTATCAGATGAAGAAATAGCTTATATTGGGGACGACCTGATTGACTGGCCTGTTATGGCCAAAGTCGGCTTATCCGTCGCCGTTGCTGATGCCCACCCTTTGCTATTACCGAAAGCGGATTATGTGACCCGTATTGGCGGCGGAAAAGGGGCAGTCCGCGAACTTTGTGACCTTATTTTGCTTTCTCAAGACAAACTAGAAGAAGCAAAAGGTTTATCAATATAACGAATAGATTGAATTCATGAGCAATGCGAAGAAGTGGTTAATCATTATTTTATCCTTAGTGGTATTAGGGCTTATCGGTTGGAATTTAGCAGGTAATGATTCCGACAGCGCAGAGGATAAAGTAATTAATGATGGGCAACCTAATTATCAAACTGATGATTCAGTGACTTTTGTCTATAATCCAACGGGTAATTTAGCGTATAAACTCGTTTCAGATAAAATAGATAACTACACTGAAGGGAAAATCACGTGGTTTTCGAAACCGGTTCTTACCACTTATAACGAAGCAGGTGAACCTACCTGGACGGTTAAGGCTTTCAAAGCAAGGTTAACGAACGATAGAATTCTCTATTTATACAGCGATGTTCAAGTTGATAGTTTAACTAAAGACTCGCAGATCCAACGAATTACAACTGAGAGTGCAGTTGTCAATTTGACAACACAAGACGTTTCATCTGATGATAAAGTGACCATTATTGGACAAGGTCTCAATTCTACTGGTATGAAAATGAAGGGAAACCTTCGTACAAGAACGGCTGAATTAATCGAAGATGTAAAAACTCATTATGTGTTACAACCAGAAGAGCATTAAAATGAATCAAGTAACTAAGAAACGTTTTATTCAAGGAGCTGTTGCCAGTGCAATTTTTGCTCTTAGCCTACCTGCGATGGCATTAAAAAGTGATACGCAGCAGCCAATGACGATTAATTCGGTCAAACAATCTCTTGATTTAGAAAAAAACGTCACCACCTTTACTGATGATGTTGTTATAAAACAAGGTTCTATTGATATCAGAGCCAATAAAGTGGTTGTAACACGTCCAAGTAGTGACTCGGATAAAATTGTGATTGAGGCCTTTGGTACCCCAGTTACTTTTTACCAATTACAGGATGATGGCAAGCCAATTAAAGGCCATGCCAGCAAAGCCCGTTATGAGGTCGATAAACAGCTCGTCACCTTAACAGGCAATGCCTATCTTGAGCAATTAGACAGCAATATTCAGGGTGACAAAATTACCTATATTGTGCCAACGCAACAAATGGAAGCATTTAGTGATAAAGGCAAACGCGTCACTACCGTAATACTGCCAGCGCAATTGCAAGAAAAAGG
It includes:
- the ibaG gene encoding BolA family iron metabolism protein IbaG encodes the protein MDTNEIKQVLMEKLSLNEAIVTGDGSHFQVIAVGDMFDGMSRVKQQQAIYAPLMEYIADNRIHALSIKAYTPAQWERDRKLSGF
- the mlaB gene encoding lipid asymmetry maintenance protein MlaB, translated to MSQLLAWEVNETTLYLTGTLDRDSLMSFWDKKNSSLEQVENIDVSGLKHVDSTGLAMLVRLKSEFQAKNRSLNITGVSDNLNTLIELYGVQAIILN
- the mlaC gene encoding phospholipid-binding protein MlaC, producing MFKRLMMVAMLAIAPFAMAVDQTNPYKLMDEAAAKTFNRLKSEQPKIKQDPEYLRTIVREELLPYVQVKYAGALVLGTYYKGATPAQREAYFKAFEDYLEQVYGQALAMYHGQTYQIAPEQPLGDKNIVAIRVTIIDTNGRPPVRLDFQWRKNSKTGYWQAYDMIAEGVSMITTKQNEWGDILRKQGVDGLTKQLEISAKAPITLEETK
- the mlaD gene encoding outer membrane lipid asymmetry maintenance protein MlaD, with translation MQSKKSEIWVGCFMLLAIAAIIFLCLKVADLKSIGSQSTYQVSASFENIGGLKEGSPIKVGGVVIGRVASITLDKKNYVPEVKIDLLSEYDNIPDSSSLSIRTSGLLGEQYIAMNIGPDDEELGIAILKNGGRLEDTKPAMVLEDLIGQFLYKSGDSQGAEPESTAQ
- the mlaE gene encoding lipid asymmetry maintenance ABC transporter permease subunit MlaE, with amino-acid sequence MIIKAIAAFGRRWIDIFSAFGRAGYMLFRALLGKPEFRKQWPLLMKQLYAIGVQSLLIVAVSGLFIGMVLGLQGYLVLTTFSAEASLGMMVALSLLRELGPVVTALLFAGRAGSALTAEIGLMKATEQISSLEMMAVDPLRRVIAPRFWAGFISMPLLSLIFVAVGILGGALVGVDWKGIDEGFFWASMQSSIDWRLDLVNCVIKSLVFAITVTWIALFNGYDAIPTSEGISQATTRTVVHASLSVLGLDFVLTALMFGN
- the mlaF gene encoding phospholipid ABC transporter ATP-binding protein MlaF codes for the protein MQAQTDNLIEVRNMSFTRGDRKIFENINLTVPRGKITAIMGPSGIGKTTLLRLIGGQLRPNEGEIWFDGDNIPALSRSKLYQSRKKMSMLFQSGALFTDMDVFNNVAFPLREHTNLPESLIHTTVMMKLEAVGLRGAAKLMPSELSGGMARRAALARAIALDPNLIMFDEPFVGQDPITMGVLVKLIDELNQALGVTCVVVSHDVPEVLSIADNAYIVAQQHVIAQGTGEELRENQDPRVRQFLDGIADGPVPFRFPANDYLADLLG
- the kdsD gene encoding arabinose-5-phosphate isomerase KdsD codes for the protein MSNFDFQKVGKEVLHIEHEGLKNLEQYINTDFDRACQLIFNCEGKVVVMGMGKSGHIGRKIAATLASTGTPSFFVHPGEASHGDLGMITHKDVVLAISNSGESGEILALLPVLKRIKVPLICMTNNPDSNMGKYADVHLCIKVPQEACPLGLAPTTSTTATLVMGDALAIALLTARGFTANDFALSHPGGALGRKLLLLVRDLMNTGDDIPHIPKSASLREALVEITRKKLGMTVICDDDMNIEGIFTDGDLRRIFDMGIDLNNAKIADLMTPGGIRVSPTMLAVEALNLMQSRHVTSLLVANDNKLVGVLHMHDLLQAGVV
- the kdsC gene encoding 3-deoxy-manno-octulosonate-8-phosphatase KdsC, translating into MTSTFLETCYGPVADTVLIKAEKIKLLICDVDGVMSDGLVYMGNNGEELKAFNVRDGYGIRCLLTSGIEVAIITGRKAKLLEDRAQTLGITYLYQGQSDKLLAYHELLDTLQLSDEEIAYIGDDLIDWPVMAKVGLSVAVADAHPLLLPKADYVTRIGGGKGAVRELCDLILLSQDKLEEAKGLSI
- the lptC gene encoding LPS export ABC transporter periplasmic protein LptC, which translates into the protein MSNAKKWLIIILSLVVLGLIGWNLAGNDSDSAEDKVINDGQPNYQTDDSVTFVYNPTGNLAYKLVSDKIDNYTEGKITWFSKPVLTTYNEAGEPTWTVKAFKARLTNDRILYLYSDVQVDSLTKDSQIQRITTESAVVNLTTQDVSSDDKVTIIGQGLNSTGMKMKGNLRTRTAELIEDVKTHYVLQPEEH
- the lptA gene encoding lipopolysaccharide ABC transporter substrate-binding protein LptA, whose amino-acid sequence is MNQVTKKRFIQGAVASAIFALSLPAMALKSDTQQPMTINSVKQSLDLEKNVTTFTDDVVIKQGSIDIRANKVVVTRPSSDSDKIVIEAFGTPVTFYQLQDDGKPIKGHASKARYEVDKQLVTLTGNAYLEQLDSNIQGDKITYIVPTQQMEAFSDKGKRVTTVILPAQLQEKGPAANKNSSASKSK